Proteins from one Coffea arabica cultivar ET-39 chromosome 8c, Coffea Arabica ET-39 HiFi, whole genome shotgun sequence genomic window:
- the LOC113707350 gene encoding disease resistance protein RPM1-like codes for MAETVLSFVLDQLSTFLREEGRLLGRLRQEVQFIRDELGHMRAFLREAEAKEEDAQPRLQEWIKQVREAAYDTEDILDEFVARFAQHRTTGIYGSVRRVFSSIKNLRARHRVANEIQSIKSRIRSISEGHQRYQSEYGIPAQASNSLSVVNNTTWRHSRDDALLVEEAKLVGIDQPKKHLISQLLEGDDYQLKVVSVVGMGGLGKTTLVKKVHEDPEVRRHFPVRAWVTVSQTCDFQYLLKDLIRQLHEEGKKPVPQSIESLNTTGLKKIVKDFLQQAGRYVIVFDDVWDVEFWDTIKFALPESSHGNRVMLTTRKADVASASCIESLGYIYRMEPLSVEDSWTLFCNKIFKGNSCPGHLMDVAKVILGKCEGLPLAILAISGFLALKDVNRTEEWEMVRRSLGGELEGTGKLDRVRKILSLSYGDLPWHLKTCLLYTSICPEDYEIGCERLINLWIAERFVECREGMSIEDAAWAYLSELINRSLIQVTKVFYEGLPYACRIHDLLREVIVSKSREQNMVTVTTGQPTMWPSGKVRRLVLHSSSSNNTQHHQQRPNYCFDHLRSFVTVGSTNQLPFKTLLSEVLGSSKLLKVLDFGGQETQEEIPNEIFKMFHLKHLNLYGTRVERVPKAIGKLQHLEYLNLGKTGVRELPIEIIKLQKLRVLRVYQQVDPSDDDYGFHGFKVPSNMGALLALEVLNCIDASSGSTMIKEIGKLTQLRELYITKLRREDGKELCSSLANLTSLRQLSVDSIGKDGDHEIIDLNHHHPSLSSSSSFLQSLHLLILGGHLEKMPKWVAHLHGLVRIDLDWSGLRGEEDPLESLQHLPNLGRINFCGSYQGEGLCFKAGGFLNLKRLHLKRMEGLRWMRVEEGALPRLQTLFLQQLPLLEELPLGIQHLSHLQRLTLYEMSSQLREKLLENQKEESEDYTKIAHIPEILIGYYTDDGEWRERWLWAEKKKKTYNLS; via the coding sequence gaagatgCTCAACCCCGGCTCCAAGAATGGATCAAGCAAGTGCGAGAGGCTGCTTATGACACTGAAGACATTCTTGATGAATTTGTAGCTCGATTTGCTCAGCATCGCACAACAGGAATCTACGGCTCTGTTCGGAGAGTTTTCAGCTCCATCAAGAATTTGAGAGCTCGTCATCGAGTTGCTAACGAAATACAAAGTATCAAGTCAAGAATCAGAAGTATTTCTGAAGGTCATCAAAGATACCAATCCGAATATGGTATCCCTGCCCAAGCGTCCAACTCACTTTCTGTTGTGAACAACACAACCTGGCGCCATAGCAGAGATGATGCACTGCTTGTGGAAGAAGCTAAATTAGTTGGCATTGACCAACCCAAGAAGCATCTAATTTCTCAGCTCCTCGAAGGGGATGATTACCAACTAAAAGTTGTTTCAGTGGTTGGTATGGGAGGTCTTGGCAAAACTACCCTAGTGAAAAAAGTCCATGAGGATCCTGAAGTCAGAAGGCATTTCCCAGTTCGTGCTTGGGTGACTGTCTCTCAAACATGTGACTTTCAGTACCTCCTGAAAGACTTGATTCGGCAGTTACACGAGGAAGGGAAGAAACCAGTCCCACAATCGATCGAGTCTTTGAATACCACTGGGCTGAAAAAAattgtcaaagattttcttcaaCAAGCTGGAAGGTATGTAATTGTTTTTGATGATGTATGGGACGTGGAATTTTGGGATACCATCAAATTTGCACTGCCCGAGAGTAGCCACGGCAACCGTGTCATGCTAACAACTCGAAAAGCTGATGTAGCCTCTGCCTCTTGTATAGAATCTCTGGGTTATATCTACAGAATGGAGCCACTGTCCGTTGAAGATTCGTGGACCCTGTTTTGTAACAAGATCTTTAAGGGAAATAGTTGCCCTGGCCATTTGATGGATGTTGCCAAAGTTATATTGGGTAAATGTGAGGGCTTGCCCCTTGCGATTCTTGCAATCAGTGGGTTTTTGGCTTTGAAAGATGTAAACAGAACAGAGGAATGGGAGATGGTTCGACGCAGTCTTGGAGGTGAATTAGAAGGCACTGGTAAGCTAGACAGAGTTAGAAAGATACTCTCTCTTAGTTATGGTGATTTGCCTTGGCATCTAAAGACATGTCTGTTATACACAAGTATCTGCCCAGAGGATTATGAAATAGGATGCGAAAGACTAATTAATTTGTGGATTGCTGAAAGGTTTGTAGAATGCAGAGAAGGAATGAGTATTGAAGATGCCGCCTGGGCTTATCTCAGTGAACTCATCAATAGAAGCCTAATTCAAGTAACTAAAGTGTTTTATGAAGGATTACCCTACGCTTGTCGAATCCATGACCTATTGAGAGAAGTTATCGTTTCCAAGTCAAGGGAACAAAACATGGTCACAGTTACTACTGGACAACCGACGATGTGGCCGTCCGGGAAGGTACGCCGTCTAGTACTccatagtagtagtagtaacaACACCCAGCACCACCAACAAAGACCAAATTATTGCTTTGACCACCTTCGGTCGTTCGTTACGGTTGGATCCACAAACCAGCTACCATTCAAAACGCTGTTATCGGAAGTTTTAGGGAGCAGTAAGCTGTTAAAGGTTTTGGATTTCGGTGGTCAAGAGACCCAGGAGGAAATACCAAATGAGATTTTCAAGATGTTTCATCTCAAGCATCTGAACCTATATGGTACAAGAGTGGAGAGAGTCCCGAAAGCCATTGGGAAACTTCAACATTTGGAGTATCTGAATTTGGGAAAAACTGGAGTTAGGGAATTACCCATTGAAATCATAAAGCTGCAAAAGCTTCGAGTTCTCAGAGTATATCAACAAGTTGATCCTTCCGATGATGATTATGGATTTCATGGATTTAAAGTTCCCTCGAATATGGGTGCGCTTCTTGCCCTAGAAGTATTAAACTGCATAGATGCAAGTAGTGGATCCACAATGATCAAGGAGATAGGAAAGCTGACCCAATTAAGAGAGCTATATATTACAAAGTTAAGAAGAGAAGACGGAAAGGAGCTCTGCTCCTCCCTTGCCAATCTCACCAGTCTTCGGCAATTAAGTGTTGATTCAATTGGTAAAGATGGTGATCATGAGATAATCGATCTAAATCATCAtcatccttctctttcttcttcttcttcgtttCTTCAATCTCTTCATCTGCTGATTTTGGGTGGCCACTTAGAAAAGATGCCAAAATGGGTAGCACATCTTCACGGCTTGGTAAGAATAGATTTGGATTGGAGCGGGTTAAGGGGTGAGGAGGATCCGCTTGAATCCCTCCAACATTTGCCCAATTTGGGTAGAATTAATTTCTGTGGATCTTACCAGGGAGAAGGGTTGTGTTTCAAGGCTGGGGGGTTCCTAAATCTGAAGCGGTTGCACCTAAAGAGAATGGAAGGGTTGagatggatgagagtggaggagGGTGCATTGCCTCGTCTCCAAACACTATTTCTGCAACAACTTCCATTACTGGAGGAATTACCATTGGGTATCCAGCACTTGAGCCATCTTCAACGGCTGACTTTGTATGAGATGAGTTCTCAATTGAGAGAGAAGCTGTTAGAGAATCAGAAGGAAGAAAGTGAAGATTACACAAAAATCGCACATATTCCTGAAATTCTCATTGGTTACTATACAGATGATGGGGAATGGAGAGAGCGCTGGCTGTGGGccgagaagaagaagaaaacataTAATCTTTCCTAG